In a single window of the Flavobacterium sp. W4I14 genome:
- a CDS encoding lysophospholipase L1-like esterase (product_source=COG2755; cath_funfam=3.40.50.1110; cog=COG2755; pfam=PF14606,PF14607; superfamily=52266) translates to MKLNAFFVWLIICLVYCELCYAQSDNNLKWFNPQTNTYSTLKGKAWRNIDSANYYNRLPFTAEKEVRKEVWNLAKQTAGEYLDFNTTAQKIVIKYQISGAKSLDNMPTLGASGVDLYAQDLQNKWHWIKAAYSYKDTVTYSYVNFDPTVKIKKFRLYLPLYNTPKWLKIGVASNADFKVEEANEKTPLIFYGTSIMQGASASRPGMAWLNILGRKLDQPLINLGFSGNGRLEAPLIDLMNQISAMAFVLDCQPNLTDKKVYPAEEIGRRITSSVQSLKAKHPKIPILLVEHSSGLPQVNLDKALTERYIWTSQVLNNTYQKLKKSGVKDLYILTAKEIGFNDNSTIDGTHPNDLGMMQYADAYEKIIRKILAVKK, encoded by the coding sequence ATGAAACTAAATGCTTTTTTTGTATGGCTGATAATCTGCCTGGTGTATTGTGAATTGTGTTATGCACAAAGCGATAACAATTTGAAATGGTTTAATCCTCAAACCAACACCTACAGTACATTGAAGGGTAAAGCCTGGCGAAATATTGATAGTGCCAATTATTATAATCGCTTACCATTCACAGCAGAAAAAGAGGTGCGGAAAGAAGTTTGGAATTTAGCCAAGCAAACCGCTGGCGAATATTTAGATTTTAATACTACCGCCCAAAAAATTGTGATAAAATACCAGATCAGCGGTGCGAAAAGTTTAGACAACATGCCAACCTTGGGCGCAAGCGGAGTTGATTTATATGCTCAGGATCTTCAGAATAAATGGCATTGGATAAAGGCCGCTTACAGCTATAAGGATACTGTGACTTATAGTTACGTGAATTTTGATCCTACAGTAAAAATTAAAAAGTTCCGTTTGTATTTACCACTGTATAATACACCTAAATGGCTAAAAATAGGTGTGGCCTCAAATGCCGATTTTAAAGTAGAAGAAGCCAATGAAAAAACACCGTTGATATTTTATGGTACTTCTATTATGCAGGGCGCAAGTGCCAGCAGGCCAGGGATGGCATGGTTAAACATTTTGGGGAGAAAATTAGATCAGCCCCTTATCAATTTAGGTTTTTCAGGTAATGGCCGATTAGAGGCGCCCTTGATTGATTTAATGAATCAAATAAGCGCTATGGCCTTCGTACTTGATTGCCAGCCTAACCTAACCGATAAAAAGGTTTATCCTGCAGAGGAAATTGGGAGACGCATTACCAGTTCGGTACAAAGTTTAAAAGCAAAACATCCTAAAATACCCATTTTACTGGTTGAACATAGTTCTGGTTTACCACAGGTTAATCTAGATAAGGCGTTAACAGAAAGATATATCTGGACTTCCCAGGTATTAAATAATACCTATCAAAAACTTAAGAAATCAGGCGTTAAAGATCTTTATATCCTTACTGCAAAAGAAATCGGTTTTAACGATAACAGTACAATTGACGGCACACACCCAAACGATTTAGGAATGATGCAATATGCTGATGCCTATGAAAAAATTATCCGCAAAATATTGGCAGTTAAAAAATAA
- a CDS encoding hypothetical protein (product_source=Hypo-rule applied; cleavage_site_network=SignalP-noTM; pfam=PF13320,PF19543; superfamily=47986,51445) yields the protein MKFLSMILIMGLGLTSAAQDVSLALQKAKLPDSETINKEWNNTSEGLNVSFVNSNLRFAKELPPAISIQNTWNTAAWIGEKLHTQLLLWTKAKHTNISILVSDLKDQQGNSIKKENITSGIIKYVLTDEFRDGCGYRKVADFDSSYVADLIDTKINTIDINARNTQPVWLSIKVPANVKAGNYTGTVKIKGEKEYSLPIKIQVLNKTLPPPSDWKYDLDLWQHPAAIARVHNVKLWSNEHFVLMKPYYTMLANAGQKTITASIVNEPWGHQTFDDYPSLIKWTKKRDGSWLYDYSLFDKYIAFVIATGINQRINCYSMVPWKIAFTYWDESTQQEAVFTEAIGTPGYNAFWKNMLTDFTKHLKAKNWFEKTYIAMDERPMKAMQAVIKLLKSVDPKWKLALAGEYHQEIEKDIDNYCIASKWEFPADVLQKRNEQGKTSTWYTCCTEPYPNAFSFSSPAEQVWMGWYTANKNMGGYLRWAYNSWTKNPLTDTRFTAWPAGDTYQVYPGPLTSVRFEKLIEGGQDFEKIKQLQALYTKNKNAAALEELNKALENFNLKSLSTVTADEILKRVKPLLNK from the coding sequence ATGAAGTTTTTATCAATGATATTAATCATGGGCTTGGGTTTAACAAGTGCAGCTCAGGATGTTAGTCTGGCCTTACAAAAAGCAAAATTGCCAGATAGCGAAACTATAAATAAGGAGTGGAATAATACCTCTGAAGGTCTAAATGTTAGTTTTGTTAATAGTAACCTCAGGTTTGCAAAAGAGTTACCTCCCGCCATTTCAATTCAAAATACATGGAATACTGCTGCCTGGATAGGAGAAAAACTACATACCCAACTGTTGCTTTGGACGAAAGCTAAGCACACCAACATCAGTATACTGGTTTCTGATCTGAAAGATCAACAAGGCAATAGCATAAAAAAAGAGAACATTACTTCAGGTATAATTAAATACGTACTTACTGATGAGTTTAGAGATGGTTGTGGCTACCGTAAAGTCGCAGATTTTGATTCATCCTATGTGGCAGATTTAATCGACACCAAAATTAATACAATCGACATTAACGCTAGAAATACACAACCAGTTTGGTTAAGTATAAAAGTTCCTGCTAATGTAAAAGCCGGAAATTACACAGGAACGGTCAAAATAAAAGGTGAAAAGGAATACAGCTTGCCCATTAAAATCCAGGTGCTCAATAAAACTTTACCACCTCCAAGTGATTGGAAATACGATTTAGACTTATGGCAGCACCCCGCTGCTATTGCCCGGGTGCACAACGTAAAATTATGGAGCAACGAACATTTTGTTTTAATGAAACCATATTATACCATGTTGGCCAACGCCGGACAGAAAACAATTACAGCAAGTATTGTAAACGAACCTTGGGGGCATCAAACCTTTGATGACTATCCAAGCCTAATCAAATGGACGAAGAAAAGAGATGGTAGTTGGCTTTACGATTATAGCCTATTTGATAAATACATTGCTTTTGTTATCGCCACCGGCATAAATCAACGCATTAATTGCTACAGCATGGTGCCTTGGAAAATTGCTTTTACCTATTGGGACGAAAGTACACAGCAAGAGGCTGTTTTCACAGAAGCCATTGGTACTCCTGGTTATAATGCCTTTTGGAAGAACATGCTTACCGATTTTACCAAACATTTAAAAGCTAAGAACTGGTTCGAGAAGACCTATATCGCTATGGATGAACGCCCAATGAAAGCGATGCAGGCCGTAATTAAACTATTAAAAAGCGTTGATCCAAAATGGAAACTCGCTTTAGCTGGTGAATACCATCAGGAAATTGAAAAAGATATCGATAATTATTGCATTGCTTCAAAATGGGAATTTCCGGCTGATGTGTTGCAAAAACGTAACGAGCAAGGTAAAACCAGCACCTGGTATACTTGCTGTACCGAACCTTACCCAAATGCATTCAGTTTCTCTTCGCCTGCAGAACAGGTATGGATGGGTTGGTACACTGCCAATAAAAACATGGGCGGTTATTTGCGTTGGGCCTATAACAGCTGGACCAAAAATCCTTTAACCGATACGCGTTTTACAGCTTGGCCCGCTGGCGATACTTATCAGGTTTATCCCGGACCATTAACATCGGTCAGGTTTGAAAAATTGATTGAAGGTGGACAGGATTTCGAGAAAATTAAGCAACTGCAGGCACTTTATACCAAAAATAAGAATGCAGCAGCACTTGAGGAATTGAATAAAGCCTTAGAAAATTTCAACTTAAAATCTTTATCAACCGTTACTGCAGATGAAATTTTAAAACGCGTAAAACCGCTGCTAAACAAATAA